Proteins co-encoded in one Methanothermobacter sp. genomic window:
- a CDS encoding amidohydrolase family protein — protein sequence METKNILIRDAQILDAHGPKKGSVLIENDKIKEVSPSISPGGADKVINAQGKLLIPGFVNTHTHLSMTLFRGVADDLKLETWLNDYIWPLEAHLNGEYCYAGALLGCVEMIKSGTTTFNDMYFYMDHVAEAVEETGLRAVISHGMIDFNDEKKRKAEIKESKRIIRKCHEMADGRIKVALGPHSPYTCSRQLLDEVRSLADKHGLLIHIHVAETKDEVRQVKEKYGERPFIYLDEIGFLGEDVIAAHAVWLSSSEIHILKSRGVKLSHNPASNMKLASGVSPVEELINMGVCVSLGTDGAASNNNLDMLEEMKIAALLQKIDKMNPTALNAGTVFKMATINGAAALGMADEIGTIEVDKKADLVLINTRRSSLTPWRNPTSHLVYAASGCDVETVICDGEILMENGKLKSLDERYVIELAENAAEELISKA from the coding sequence ATGGAGACAAAAAATATTCTAATAAGAGATGCTCAGATTTTAGATGCCCATGGCCCAAAGAAGGGTTCGGTATTGATAGAAAATGATAAGATAAAAGAGGTATCCCCTAGTATCAGCCCAGGAGGCGCTGATAAGGTGATCAATGCGCAGGGGAAACTTTTAATCCCCGGGTTTGTGAATACACATACTCATCTTTCAATGACACTCTTCAGGGGAGTTGCTGATGATCTTAAACTCGAAACATGGCTTAATGATTATATTTGGCCCCTCGAAGCGCATCTTAATGGCGAATATTGCTATGCTGGGGCTCTTCTGGGTTGCGTGGAGATGATAAAGTCAGGAACAACAACATTCAATGACATGTATTTCTATATGGATCATGTGGCAGAAGCTGTGGAGGAAACCGGTCTGCGTGCTGTGATAAGCCATGGAATGATAGATTTTAATGATGAAAAAAAGAGGAAGGCTGAGATAAAAGAATCGAAAAGGATAATCAGAAAATGCCACGAGATGGCTGATGGGCGGATAAAAGTTGCCTTGGGGCCTCACAGTCCATATACTTGTTCCAGACAACTTTTAGATGAAGTGAGAAGCCTTGCAGATAAACATGGGCTCCTTATACATATTCATGTGGCCGAAACAAAAGATGAAGTCAGACAGGTGAAAGAAAAGTATGGTGAGAGGCCGTTCATTTATCTTGATGAGATTGGTTTTCTTGGTGAAGATGTTATCGCCGCACATGCTGTGTGGCTTTCATCATCTGAAATCCATATCCTAAAGTCAAGAGGTGTTAAATTGTCACATAATCCTGCTAGTAACATGAAGTTGGCATCTGGGGTTTCGCCTGTTGAAGAACTTATAAATATGGGAGTATGTGTCTCCCTTGGGACTGATGGGGCCGCTTCAAATAATAATTTGGACATGCTTGAGGAAATGAAGATAGCAGCATTATTGCAAAAGATAGATAAAATGAATCCAACAGCCTTGAATGCTGGGACTGTATTTAAAATGGCTACGATAAATGGGGCTGCCGCATTGGGAATGGCTGATGAGATCGGGACTATAGAAGTGGATAAGAAGGCCGATCTTGTCCTTATAAATACTAGGAGAAGTAGTTTAACCCCTTGGAGGAATCCCACATCCCATCTTGTCTATGCCGCTTCTGGCTGTGATGTTGAAACTGTAATTTGCGATGGTGAAATTCTAATGGAAAATGGTAAATTAAAATCATTGGATGAAAGATATGTTATTGAACTTGCAGAGAATGCAGCCGAAGAGTTAATCTCTAAGGCATAA
- the hisG gene encoding ATP phosphoribosyltransferase yields the protein MKIKMAIPSKGRISEPTIRLLEKAGIGLKDTLKRRLFSQTEHPNIEVMFTRATDIPEFVADGAADLGITGLDLIMERGSNVKILEDLKFGRAKLVLAAPEDSNIKKPEDIEDGSIIATEFPKLTSQYLKEKGINAEIVELSGSTEIAPFIGVADLIVDLTSTGTTLKMNHLRVVDTILESSVKLIANHKSYHKKKKLIEEVRTGIRGVLDAQGKKLVMLNVDQDQLEAVKKVMPGMTGPTVSKVLSDNGIVAVHAVVDEKDVFKVVNELKRVGAKDILVVPIERIIQ from the coding sequence TTGAAGATTAAAATGGCGATCCCATCAAAGGGTAGGATAAGCGAACCTACCATAAGATTATTGGAGAAAGCAGGTATTGGATTAAAGGATACTTTGAAAAGAAGATTATTCTCACAAACAGAACATCCAAACATTGAGGTCATGTTCACTAGGGCCACTGATATACCAGAGTTTGTTGCTGATGGCGCGGCAGATCTTGGAATAACAGGCCTAGATCTTATAATGGAAAGGGGAAGCAATGTTAAAATCCTAGAGGATCTCAAATTTGGAAGGGCGAAACTTGTATTAGCAGCCCCAGAGGATTCAAATATAAAAAAACCCGAAGATATCGAGGATGGATCTATAATAGCGACAGAATTTCCCAAACTCACAAGCCAATACCTAAAAGAGAAGGGTATAAATGCTGAAATAGTTGAACTCAGCGGCTCAACAGAAATAGCACCATTCATTGGAGTTGCAGATCTTATAGTGGACTTGACAAGTACTGGTACAACCTTAAAAATGAACCATCTTCGTGTCGTGGACACAATACTCGAAAGTTCGGTGAAACTCATAGCAAACCATAAAAGCTACCATAAAAAGAAAAAACTTATCGAAGAAGTTAGAACAGGCATCAGAGGAGTCCTAGATGCGCAAGGCAAAAAACTTGTCATGTTAAATGTCGACCAAGACCAACTAGAAGCTGTTAAAAAGGTTATGCCTGGGATGACAGGCCCTACGGTATCCAAGGTTTTATCAGATAATGGTATAGTAGCAGTGCATGCGGTGGTAGATGAAAAAGACGTGTTTAAAGTTGTTAATGAGCTCAAACGTGTTGGTGCAAAGGACATCCTTGTAGTCCCCATCGAAAGAATAATACAATAG
- a CDS encoding endonuclease V, producing MYWNRLIDTMAHLQCEWSKKVIKEDVISHFKSICGADVSFTVNNKGIAAAVIMDLNLKIVERKYKKVELPIPYLSGFLGFREADAILDVVKGLEHPFDVLMVNGNGTLHPRGFGLASHVGVLLGKPTIGITKKPIKEAERDNSLLKINGKVEGKIVNGMVVSVGHKISLKTAVKVVKNTSIYKMPEPLRQAHIFCTQKAKEELK from the coding sequence ATGTACTGGAATCGTCTCATAGATACGATGGCACATCTACAATGTGAATGGTCAAAGAAGGTTATCAAGGAGGATGTTATTTCACACTTTAAAAGTATATGTGGTGCAGATGTTTCCTTCACAGTGAATAATAAAGGTATAGCAGCGGCCGTAATAATGGACCTTAACCTAAAAATTGTTGAAAGAAAATACAAAAAAGTAGAATTACCTATACCCTATTTAAGTGGGTTTTTAGGCTTCAGAGAAGCTGACGCCATTTTAGATGTTGTTAAAGGACTAGAACATCCATTTGATGTTCTCATGGTCAACGGTAATGGCACATTACATCCAAGAGGTTTTGGATTGGCGAGTCATGTTGGAGTTCTATTAGGAAAACCCACCATCGGCATCACTAAAAAGCCTATAAAAGAAGCTGAAAGGGATAATTCGCTTTTAAAGATAAATGGTAAAGTTGAAGGTAAAATAGTCAATGGTATGGTTGTAAGTGTGGGACATAAAATAAGTTTAAAAACTGCTGTGAAAGTAGTTAAAAATACAAGTATATATAAGATGCCAGAACCACTCAGACAAGCCCACATATTCTGCACACAAAAGGCCAAAGAGGAACTAAAATGA
- a CDS encoding AAA family ATPase has protein sequence MMRIGLAYLKGSVPAFEDFGNLPTDIVKENGLVKGEPAHKVLDGLIIPGGSIIESGSISSDFAREVKEIAKDGFIIGICSGFQVLGEETNIGRRSPYPIKREGLGLLNVNFEPMINNDRVEASVVGESFMTKGLVGTTIIGFHCHTYGAIKGDAKPIFYSKIKRSDYKDNPQEILSGVCNDEGNILGTLIHGCLDYNPRLVENILEFLGANEADKEKILKLNSLLIKKIKSELAIDTNIKIPENRKGPDRPLMVMIAGTGSGSGKTFITTGIAGALRKRGFKVGVLKVGPDVRDIVPALYLIKEKMEEYSSIRIADLGWMPLENVLKRLKDSNYDIVIIEGVMSSITGMLNEKTPYSSAEIAFAADIPVILVSNCSKGGIESAALETVAHGKLMKKLGIEIGGVILNRVYDDKIFMKAADFIKHALDCDFIYKLPKVDISERGGTPEIEIKLEDFCITALKTIEENINISEICSVACKPSFRGYIPIKVLEEKFKHSL, from the coding sequence ATGATGAGGATAGGATTAGCATATTTGAAAGGTTCAGTACCAGCTTTTGAAGATTTCGGCAACTTACCCACAGATATCGTCAAAGAAAATGGCCTAGTCAAAGGCGAACCAGCCCACAAAGTACTAGATGGTCTGATAATTCCTGGAGGCAGCATAATAGAATCTGGTTCGATAAGTTCGGATTTTGCCCGTGAAGTCAAAGAAATCGCAAAAGACGGTTTCATCATAGGTATATGCTCAGGATTCCAAGTACTTGGTGAAGAAACTAATATAGGTCGAAGATCTCCCTATCCAATTAAGAGGGAGGGTTTGGGCCTTCTAAATGTTAATTTTGAGCCCATGATAAATAATGATAGGGTTGAAGCTTCCGTTGTTGGTGAATCATTCATGACAAAGGGTCTTGTTGGAACCACCATAATAGGATTCCATTGCCACACCTATGGGGCGATAAAAGGAGATGCAAAGCCTATATTCTACTCAAAGATAAAAAGGAGCGATTATAAGGATAATCCCCAAGAGATCTTATCAGGAGTTTGTAACGATGAAGGGAATATACTAGGCACTTTAATCCATGGTTGCCTTGATTATAATCCAAGACTAGTTGAAAACATCTTAGAATTTTTAGGTGCAAATGAGGCGGACAAAGAAAAGATACTAAAACTTAACAGCCTCCTCATCAAAAAGATAAAATCCGAATTGGCCATTGACACGAATATCAAAATCCCAGAGAACAGAAAAGGGCCTGATCGTCCATTGATGGTAATGATAGCAGGTACAGGGTCTGGTTCAGGTAAAACATTTATAACCACGGGTATTGCAGGGGCGCTCCGCAAGAGAGGATTCAAAGTAGGGGTATTAAAGGTTGGACCTGATGTAAGGGATATAGTACCAGCACTTTACCTTATAAAAGAGAAAATGGAAGAATACTCTTCTATAAGAATAGCCGACCTTGGTTGGATGCCACTTGAAAATGTTCTAAAGAGATTAAAAGATTCAAATTATGACATTGTTATCATAGAGGGTGTTATGAGTAGCATAACAGGGATGCTAAATGAAAAGACTCCATACTCATCTGCTGAAATAGCATTCGCCGCTGACATACCAGTAATATTAGTTTCAAATTGTAGTAAAGGTGGTATAGAATCAGCAGCGCTTGAGACAGTGGCCCATGGAAAGCTAATGAAAAAATTAGGAATTGAAATAGGAGGGGTTATCCTTAACAGAGTCTATGATGATAAGATATTCATGAAGGCCGCGGATTTCATAAAACACGCGTTAGACTGTGATTTCATTTATAAGCTCCCAAAAGTCGATATTAGTGAGAGGGGTGGAACCCCAGAAATAGAAATCAAACTCGAAGATTTTTGTATTACAGCCTTAAAAACAATCGAAGAAAATATTAACATTTCAGAGATATGCTCAGTAGCTTGTAAACCTTCATTTAGAGGGTATATTCCAATAAAAGTTCTGGAGGAGAAATTTAAACACAGTTTATAG
- a CDS encoding fumarate reductase subunit A → MESEVYQCDVLIIGSGGAGSRAAIEVSEHDLEALIVSKGLSFKSGCTGMAEGGYNAAFGFVDAEDDPEIHYQDTMKGGGFINDPELVRILVNEAPDRLIDLENYGALFDRQESGILDQRPFGGQTYRRTCYQGDRTGHEIITALKEEITRRGIETLDEVMITSLIVDEDGRSVQGAMGISLKDSRPICFNAKSTILASGGAGHIYPVTSNTLQKGGDGFSIAWNAGAELIDMEQVQFHPTGMVWPESRRGVLVTEAVRGEGGILLNKDGERFMEKYDPRLELATRDVVSRAIYNEIMEGRGTENGGVYLDVTHLPDNVIEEKLETMFLQFLDVGVDIREEPMEVAPTAHHFMGGVRIDPWCRTNLKNFFAAGEVAGGVHGANRLGGNALADTQVFGRRAGISAAKNALKNDFKLNRKYVEAEEYRIKNKVREGDLRPAEIKRRLHDTMWENVAIIRDGKSLRSALSTIRSLQGELDRLDVPESSRFNKYLQEALEVENMLKTAALVTRSAIIREESRGSHFRKDYPETRDEWKKSIVLSKNRKPYFIKR, encoded by the coding sequence ATGGAAAGCGAAGTGTATCAATGTGATGTTCTCATAATAGGCTCTGGAGGTGCTGGCAGCCGAGCAGCCATAGAAGTATCAGAGCATGACCTCGAAGCCCTGATAGTATCAAAGGGCTTATCATTCAAATCAGGATGCACTGGGATGGCCGAAGGTGGTTATAATGCAGCCTTCGGTTTCGTGGACGCTGAGGATGACCCTGAAATCCACTACCAAGATACTATGAAAGGAGGCGGGTTCATAAATGATCCTGAACTTGTAAGGATCCTAGTTAATGAGGCGCCTGATCGTCTTATAGATCTTGAAAATTACGGGGCTCTATTTGACAGGCAAGAATCAGGAATACTTGATCAGCGACCATTCGGGGGTCAAACATATCGTAGAACATGTTATCAAGGTGACAGGACAGGACACGAGATTATAACAGCATTGAAAGAAGAGATAACAAGGAGAGGCATAGAAACCCTAGATGAGGTTATGATAACATCCCTAATAGTTGATGAGGATGGAAGGAGCGTACAAGGGGCTATGGGCATTTCATTAAAGGATTCAAGGCCCATATGCTTTAACGCGAAATCCACTATACTTGCAAGTGGAGGGGCTGGACACATTTATCCCGTCACCTCAAACACGCTACAGAAGGGTGGTGATGGTTTCAGCATAGCATGGAATGCTGGTGCAGAGCTCATCGACATGGAACAAGTCCAATTCCACCCCACAGGGATGGTGTGGCCAGAATCTCGCAGGGGCGTCCTTGTGACAGAAGCTGTGAGGGGCGAAGGCGGCATACTCCTAAACAAAGATGGCGAGCGTTTCATGGAAAAATATGACCCTAGATTGGAGCTTGCAACAAGGGATGTTGTCTCGAGGGCTATCTACAATGAAATCATGGAAGGACGTGGGACAGAGAATGGTGGCGTTTACTTAGATGTAACTCACTTACCAGATAATGTAATAGAGGAGAAATTAGAGACAATGTTCTTGCAATTTTTGGATGTGGGTGTTGACATCCGAGAAGAGCCAATGGAGGTAGCTCCAACAGCCCACCATTTCATGGGTGGTGTTAGAATAGACCCATGGTGTCGTACAAACCTTAAAAACTTCTTTGCAGCTGGGGAAGTGGCTGGTGGAGTCCATGGGGCTAACAGGCTGGGTGGGAATGCTCTAGCTGACACTCAAGTTTTCGGTAGACGAGCAGGTATTTCAGCCGCAAAGAACGCCCTTAAAAATGATTTCAAACTTAACAGAAAGTATGTGGAAGCTGAAGAATATAGAATAAAGAACAAGGTTAGGGAAGGCGATCTAAGACCAGCTGAGATTAAAAGAAGATTACATGATACTATGTGGGAAAATGTGGCCATTATAAGAGATGGAAAATCCCTCAGATCAGCCCTTTCCACTATAAGATCACTCCAGGGAGAACTCGACAGATTAGATGTCCCAGAGAGCAGCAGATTCAACAAGTACCTCCAGGAGGCCTTGGAAGTCGAGAACATGCTTAAAACAGCGGCACTCGTAACAAGATCGGCAATCATCCGTGAAGAAAGTAGAGGATCCCACTTTAGAAAAGATTACCCGGAGACGAGGGATGAATGGAAAAAGAGCATCGTCTTAAGTAAAAACAGGAAGCCATACTTTATTAAAAGATGA
- a CDS encoding CTP-dependent riboflavin kinase, translating to MKINGIITSGSGEGAYYMSKRLYNLQFKEKLGFEPYPGTLNIIIQEKYVPFIRECLIGAKKIEGKGEFGDVLYVKATLNDKIKGALVFPVKTHHPQRILEFIAPVYIRQTLKLEDGDTVTLYLDNCEKIKS from the coding sequence ATGAAAATTAATGGGATCATAACATCAGGATCCGGAGAAGGAGCCTACTACATGTCAAAAAGATTATACAATCTTCAATTCAAGGAAAAACTAGGATTTGAACCATATCCAGGAACCCTCAATATAATAATCCAAGAAAAGTATGTCCCTTTTATAAGAGAATGTCTAATAGGTGCAAAGAAAATAGAAGGAAAAGGCGAATTTGGAGACGTACTATATGTAAAGGCCACCCTTAATGATAAAATCAAAGGAGCCCTTGTGTTCCCGGTTAAAACACACCACCCACAGCGTATACTTGAATTCATAGCACCAGTTTATATTCGCCAAACACTTAAATTAGAAGATGGAGATACCGTCACCCTATACCTAGACAATTGTGAAAAAATAAAATCGTGA
- the ribB gene encoding 3,4-dihydroxy-2-butanone-4-phosphate synthase, whose product MIEEALRSLKKGEIVLVFDAANRERETDMILAAELVTPEHIKILRNDAGGLICAPVSAENAEKLGIPFMTDIMQVAGKKYKVLKRLSPHDIPYDEKSAFSITINHRKTFTGITDNDRALTIRELALLCKDGQHERFGEFFRSPGHVTLLRAAPGHVLNRKGHTEMSIALMEMAGLTEVAVCCEMMDDKSGNSLSTRDAQIYAKEHDLVFLDGSQLIKAYKEMKASKEEL is encoded by the coding sequence ATGATCGAAGAAGCACTAAGGTCACTAAAGAAAGGTGAAATAGTACTAGTCTTTGACGCTGCAAACAGGGAAAGAGAAACAGACATGATATTAGCCGCGGAACTCGTAACACCCGAACATATAAAAATACTCAGAAACGATGCAGGAGGCCTAATATGCGCTCCCGTATCAGCAGAAAACGCGGAAAAACTTGGAATACCATTCATGACTGATATAATGCAGGTTGCAGGCAAAAAATATAAAGTGCTTAAAAGATTATCACCGCATGACATACCCTATGATGAAAAATCAGCATTTTCCATTACAATAAATCACAGAAAAACATTTACAGGGATAACAGATAATGACAGGGCCTTGACAATAAGGGAACTCGCACTATTATGTAAAGATGGTCAACATGAAAGATTTGGAGAATTTTTCAGATCACCCGGTCATGTGACATTGTTAAGAGCCGCCCCAGGCCATGTTCTCAACAGAAAAGGGCATACAGAAATGAGCATAGCTCTAATGGAGATGGCTGGCCTAACAGAGGTTGCTGTCTGCTGTGAAATGATGGATGACAAAAGTGGTAATTCATTAAGTACTAGGGATGCTCAAATATATGCCAAAGAACATGATCTCGTCTTCCTGGATGGTTCACAACTCATCAAAGCATATAAAGAGATGAAAGCTTCAAAAGAAGAACTATAA
- the sepS gene encoding O-phosphoserine--tRNA ligase, translating into MKRKDIIKLARKDFEKAWVETGKLLKKPHHDMEYPRLRFKMGRSHILYDTIWRLRDAYLKLGFDEVVNPIFIDEEHIYKQFGPEAPAILDRCFYLAGLPRPDIGLGLEKINEIKKLDVKIDDRKIDNLKEVFRSYKKGVLAGDDLVMEVSSALDVSDDTGLRVLERVFPEIRDLKPLPTKNTLRSHMTSGWFITLEYLHDKCRLPLKLFSIDRCFRREQREDSSHLMTYYSASCVIVDEEVTLDVGKAVSESLLEYFGFSKFKFLPDEKKSKYYVPGTQTEVYGYHPKLREWVEIATFGLYSPIALSKYGIDKDVMNLGLGVERLAMILSGEDDIRQMVYPQIYKEWELSDRELASMLRINLYPVTEDGRKLMEKIIDVWRKHGNEPSPCSFTVYDGKFLGRNVNVEAVEVEENTRLLGPAANNRIFIYDGNILGVPEDEKLDTKLIKEARKKGIDTGITYIDALAAEAAYKIEEMVVTGSNAVKIRSTIARSLSDLNLKLDKVGMRYITSKNKVIDLRGPTFSTIKARIK; encoded by the coding sequence TTGAAAAGAAAGGATATAATAAAATTAGCTAGGAAAGATTTTGAAAAGGCATGGGTTGAAACAGGCAAATTACTCAAGAAACCCCACCATGACATGGAATATCCCCGTTTAAGGTTTAAAATGGGAAGATCCCACATCCTTTATGACACAATATGGAGATTAAGGGATGCTTATCTTAAACTAGGATTTGATGAAGTTGTTAACCCAATATTCATTGATGAAGAACATATCTACAAACAATTTGGACCTGAGGCTCCGGCAATACTTGACAGATGTTTTTATCTTGCAGGATTACCCCGCCCGGATATAGGCTTGGGCCTTGAAAAGATAAATGAAATCAAAAAATTGGATGTTAAAATTGATGATAGGAAAATAGACAATCTAAAGGAGGTTTTCAGATCATATAAAAAGGGAGTTCTCGCAGGGGATGATCTAGTAATGGAGGTGTCATCAGCACTTGACGTGAGTGATGATACCGGTCTAAGGGTCCTTGAAAGGGTTTTCCCAGAGATAAGGGATCTAAAACCCCTCCCCACAAAGAATACACTACGTTCACATATGACATCTGGCTGGTTTATAACACTGGAATATTTACATGATAAGTGTAGGCTCCCATTAAAATTGTTCTCAATAGACCGATGTTTTAGGAGAGAGCAGAGAGAGGATTCAAGCCATCTTATGACATACTATTCAGCCTCTTGTGTAATAGTCGATGAAGAAGTGACATTAGATGTTGGTAAAGCTGTTTCAGAGAGTCTTTTGGAATATTTCGGATTCTCTAAGTTTAAATTCCTCCCTGATGAGAAAAAGTCGAAATATTATGTTCCAGGGACTCAGACAGAAGTTTATGGTTACCATCCAAAGCTTAGAGAATGGGTTGAAATCGCAACTTTTGGCTTATATTCCCCAATAGCACTTTCTAAATACGGTATAGACAAGGATGTGATGAACCTTGGTCTTGGAGTTGAAAGGCTCGCAATGATATTATCAGGAGAAGATGATATACGACAGATGGTTTATCCCCAAATATACAAAGAATGGGAGCTTTCTGATAGAGAACTTGCAAGCATGCTCAGGATAAACTTGTATCCTGTGACCGAAGATGGTCGAAAACTCATGGAGAAAATAATAGATGTATGGAGAAAACACGGAAATGAACCTTCACCTTGTAGTTTCACAGTATATGATGGCAAATTTTTAGGGAGAAATGTTAATGTAGAGGCTGTTGAAGTGGAAGAAAACACCCGTCTTTTGGGCCCTGCTGCCAATAATAGGATATTTATTTATGATGGAAACATACTAGGGGTTCCAGAAGATGAGAAACTTGACACAAAACTTATAAAAGAGGCCAGGAAGAAGGGTATAGATACAGGTATAACCTATATAGATGCCCTTGCCGCAGAAGCCGCATATAAGATTGAAGAGATGGTGGTAACAGGTTCAAATGCTGTTAAGATTAGAAGTACTATTGCACGTTCACTTTCCGACCTTAACTTGAAATTAGACAAGGTTGGTATGAGATATATTACAAGTAAAAATAAGGTAATAGACCTCAGAGGACCGACATTTTCAACAATAAAAGCTAGGATAAAATAA
- a CDS encoding fumarylacetoacetate hydrolase family protein has product MRFLRFQYNNKARYGFIEDNRIIEVSAEDYLTNNHKGLRKCPVNVKILPPVNPSKIICVGLNYKDHADELGMEIPEEPIIFLKPPSSIIGDGESIIYPVMSCEVDYEVELAVVISKEAKNVDREDAKDFIAGYTILNDVTARDLQRKDGQWTRAKSFDTFCPIGPWIETDINPHELEISLHLNGELRQYSNTRNMIFNVYELVEFISNIMTLKKGDIIATGTPPGVGSMKPGDEIEASIEGIGTLKNKVIYSK; this is encoded by the coding sequence TTGAGATTCCTCAGATTCCAATACAACAATAAAGCAAGGTACGGTTTTATAGAAGATAATAGGATCATAGAAGTGTCAGCAGAGGACTATTTGACCAATAATCACAAAGGATTAAGAAAATGCCCGGTTAATGTGAAGATTCTCCCTCCAGTGAATCCTTCGAAGATAATATGTGTGGGCCTCAATTATAAGGACCATGCGGACGAATTGGGAATGGAAATTCCTGAAGAGCCTATAATATTTTTGAAACCCCCAAGCAGTATTATAGGAGATGGCGAGTCTATAATTTATCCGGTTATGTCTTGTGAAGTTGACTATGAGGTAGAATTGGCGGTAGTAATATCCAAAGAAGCCAAGAATGTGGACAGAGAAGATGCCAAGGATTTTATAGCGGGTTACACCATATTAAATGATGTTACGGCTAGAGACCTTCAAAGAAAGGATGGACAGTGGACGCGCGCCAAAAGCTTCGACACATTCTGTCCAATTGGGCCATGGATAGAAACAGATATCAACCCACATGAACTCGAAATATCCCTACATTTAAACGGAGAACTCCGACAATACTCAAACACTCGAAATATGATCTTCAACGTATACGAGCTCGTGGAATTCATATCAAATATAATGACCCTAAAAAAAGGGGATATCATCGCAACAGGAACACCCCCGGGTGTAGGTTCCATGAAACCAGGTGATGAAATCGAAGCATCCATAGAGGGTATAGGAACACTTAAAAATAAGGTGATCTACTCTAAGTAG
- the gatA gene encoding Asp-tRNA(Asn)/Glu-tRNA(Gln) amidotransferase subunit GatA, with the protein MDIASKVEAIKEHELTAEENVKNFLEIINEKNSKINAFIEINKEYAIKKATEIDSKISKGEKLGRLAGLVIGVKSNINVKDFMISAASKTLENYRGSYDATVIERIKREDGIIIGMTNMDEFAAGSSTETSYFGVTDNPAAEGRIPGGSSGGSAAAIAAQMCDLTLGSDTGGSIRNPASHCGVYGFKPTYGLVSRQGLLDLAMSFDQIGPLSNDLYGIGLLLDVISGYDPKDPTTIKSEGTSFIGLFDEERSDLTFGVVKEFHEVTDDPIVDIIEDTINLLREEGYNVVELPFKYIDLCLPTYYLINYVEFFSATRKYDGRKYGYKIEDVCGEEVLRRIQIGSYISQKEFSGKYYRRALQARSLIRREIEKVLKNVDVILGPTVPKLPHKIGTSLTPMEMYSYDILTVIANLAGIPAASMKIGKVKGIPVGLQLQAKPLEDWKIMKAMIEIESILKGRR; encoded by the coding sequence ATGGATATCGCTAGTAAAGTTGAGGCAATCAAAGAACATGAACTAACAGCAGAAGAAAATGTTAAAAATTTCTTAGAGATCATAAATGAAAAGAACTCCAAGATAAACGCTTTCATAGAAATAAACAAGGAGTATGCTATTAAAAAGGCTACTGAAATCGATTCAAAGATATCAAAAGGTGAAAAGCTCGGTAGATTAGCCGGTTTAGTGATCGGTGTGAAAAGTAACATTAATGTTAAAGATTTCATGATCTCGGCAGCTTCTAAGACCCTTGAAAATTACCGTGGAAGTTATGATGCCACAGTCATAGAAAGGATAAAAAGAGAAGATGGTATAATTATTGGGATGACCAACATGGACGAATTTGCAGCTGGCAGCTCCACTGAAACATCCTATTTTGGCGTGACAGACAATCCAGCAGCAGAGGGCAGAATACCCGGAGGCTCAAGTGGAGGTAGCGCAGCTGCAATAGCAGCTCAAATGTGTGACTTAACCCTCGGATCAGACACTGGAGGATCCATAAGAAACCCAGCATCACACTGTGGCGTTTACGGATTCAAACCAACTTACGGTCTTGTATCCCGACAAGGCCTCCTGGACCTTGCCATGAGCTTCGACCAAATAGGACCACTATCAAATGACCTATATGGCATAGGACTATTACTTGATGTTATAAGTGGCTACGATCCCAAGGATCCTACAACAATAAAATCTGAAGGAACATCCTTCATTGGATTATTCGATGAAGAGAGATCAGATTTAACATTTGGGGTTGTGAAAGAATTCCATGAAGTTACAGACGATCCAATAGTTGATATAATAGAGGATACCATCAACTTGCTTAGAGAAGAAGGCTATAATGTGGTTGAACTCCCCTTTAAATATATTGACCTTTGCCTGCCAACCTACTATCTTATAAATTATGTGGAGTTTTTTTCTGCAACTAGAAAATATGATGGGAGGAAATACGGTTATAAAATTGAGGATGTCTGCGGTGAAGAAGTTCTAAGAAGAATACAAATTGGATCATATATAAGCCAGAAAGAATTCTCTGGTAAATATTATAGGCGAGCCCTCCAAGCACGCTCACTCATAAGAAGAGAAATAGAAAAAGTTCTCAAAAACGTTGATGTCATATTAGGACCCACAGTCCCTAAATTACCGCACAAGATTGGAACATCTCTCACACCAATGGAAATGTACTCTTATGACATTTTAACAGTTATAGCGAACTTGGCAGGTATACCGGCTGCTAGCATGAAAATAGGTAAAGTTAAAGGGATCCCTGTAGGTTTACAGTTACAAGCCAAACCATTAGAAGATTGGAAAATCATGAAAGCCATGATAGAGATAGAATCAATACTTAAAGGACGAAGATGA